A stretch of the Oceanispirochaeta sp. genome encodes the following:
- the thyX gene encoding FAD-dependent thymidylate synthase: protein MGHSIVQEAEAVLDKEFPVLDKGFVRLVDYLGGDDRIVQSARVSYGSGTKSFREDKGLINYLLRNDHTSPFEQVVFTFHTKMPIFVARQWVRHRTARVNEISGRYSVMKNEFYIPSAEDVAFQSLDNKQGRSTEDIPQEMKEKVRTLLEEEQTRVYENYSSLLDDKVARELARINLPLSLYTEWYWQMDLKNMFHFLKLRMDAHAQMEIRVYAEEIHRLVSLVCPVAMEAFDNHIRGSVRFSASELAALNKIMKGELNPLRGKELERFEVKLKDHKQL, encoded by the coding sequence ATGGGCCATAGTATAGTTCAAGAAGCTGAGGCAGTCCTGGATAAGGAATTCCCCGTTCTGGATAAGGGATTTGTACGATTGGTCGATTATTTGGGGGGAGATGACCGAATTGTACAGTCAGCGCGTGTCTCTTATGGTAGCGGAACCAAGTCTTTCCGAGAAGACAAGGGACTGATTAATTACCTTCTCAGAAACGACCATACATCACCCTTTGAACAGGTTGTCTTCACTTTTCATACCAAGATGCCTATTTTTGTGGCTCGTCAGTGGGTCCGCCACAGAACAGCTCGTGTCAATGAAATATCCGGACGCTACAGTGTGATGAAAAATGAGTTTTATATTCCTTCGGCTGAAGATGTTGCCTTTCAGAGTCTGGACAATAAACAAGGCCGTTCAACAGAAGACATTCCTCAAGAAATGAAAGAGAAAGTCAGAACCCTCCTGGAAGAGGAGCAAACCCGGGTATATGAAAATTATAGTTCGTTGCTGGATGACAAAGTTGCCAGGGAGCTGGCAAGGATTAACCTCCCTTTGAGCTTATATACAGAATGGTACTGGCAGATGGACCTTAAAAACATGTTTCATTTCCTGAAACTCAGGATGGATGCCCATGCTCAGATGGAGATCCGGGTTTATGCCGAAGAAATCCATCGATTGGTTTCCCTTGTGTGCCCTGTTGCCATGGAAGCCTTTGATAATCATATCCGGGGATCTGTTCGTTTCTCTGCCTCAGAACTGGCTGCATTGAATAAGATTATGAAGGGTGAATTAAATCCCTTGAGGGGAAAGGAACTGGAACGTTTTGAAGTAAAATTGAAGGATCATAAACAACTCTGA
- a CDS encoding YigZ family protein, translating into MKKIMIPAGMAENEFTLKKSKFISLVYPVLDDLEVKSHLKRLRQEHPGSSHVVWSYVLGDAGTLYGLSDDGEPHGTAGRPVLEVLKGSGLTFITLFVIRYFGGTKLGTGGLVSAYTRAAQEVLSLVETREKMEYSRVALVCSYSQFEGIKSILEQAAIQDLQEEFTDLVHLKGEVPDKYREACQKEIQDYSSGQVNLIVQE; encoded by the coding sequence ATGAAAAAAATTATGATTCCTGCCGGAATGGCGGAAAATGAGTTCACACTTAAAAAATCAAAATTCATCAGTCTTGTCTATCCTGTCCTTGATGACCTCGAGGTCAAGTCTCATTTAAAGAGGCTTAGACAGGAGCATCCGGGATCCAGCCATGTGGTCTGGTCCTATGTTCTGGGAGATGCAGGTACCCTCTATGGTCTCAGTGATGATGGTGAACCTCATGGCACAGCAGGCCGTCCAGTGTTGGAAGTGCTGAAGGGGAGCGGTCTCACATTCATTACCCTTTTTGTTATCCGATACTTCGGAGGAACAAAACTGGGAACAGGAGGCCTGGTCAGTGCTTATACTCGTGCAGCTCAGGAGGTTCTGTCTCTGGTGGAAACCCGGGAGAAGATGGAGTATTCAAGGGTAGCCCTCGTTTGTAGTTACAGTCAGTTTGAAGGAATTAAGTCCATTCTGGAACAGGCGGCGATTCAGGATCTTCAGGAGGAGTTCACAGATCTTGTTCATTTGAAGGGAGAGGTTCCTGACAAATATCGAGAGGCCTGCCAGAAAGAGATACAGGATTATTCAAGCGGTCAAGTGAATCTTATTGTGCAGGAATAG
- a CDS encoding trehalase family glycosidase, with product MIKKDFPKVHYYDQDFVDIYNRSWAWIQDDWFKSDSENTIKNGFFNHNENTSLDLFETCMSTFFLVYYNMKYPVAPMLDNFYMLQEEDGAIRSNYDLETSEPVYTEANPKGASPPLLAWVEYNLYHKVGQKKRIKEVMPPLERYYSWLDEDFMDMDSGLYVVPLEATKMTNSPRSKMKFAVDFNAQQALNSLYMSALGDILNDKELSFKYKKKYFSLKTRINSLMWNQDDNIYYDLDADLEQVKVKTAASFWPLLAEIPNEARAEGLIDLLKDPDSFGTDNPFPSLAANEPDFDKKGNGYCGSVYPFLTFMIIKGLEKYGRYEFARECSIRHMYYILDTFHPDGNTKGTLWEAYSPLSEGPAVGKEGVQENKQLFLTYAALSTITLMIENIVGLYISLPRKTVDWIVPTLELMGIEDLSLKRNMITILSNKSSRGWEIRLESEKLYYFTIDILGEKKKTLPIPSGKCSMLIDKL from the coding sequence GTGATAAAAAAAGATTTTCCTAAAGTACACTATTATGACCAGGACTTTGTAGACATCTATAACCGATCATGGGCGTGGATACAGGATGACTGGTTTAAGAGTGACTCCGAAAATACTATAAAGAATGGTTTCTTTAATCATAATGAAAATACAAGCCTGGACCTTTTTGAAACCTGCATGTCTACGTTTTTCCTAGTCTATTATAACATGAAATACCCTGTTGCTCCCATGTTAGACAATTTTTATATGCTCCAGGAAGAGGATGGCGCCATCCGATCCAATTATGATCTTGAAACATCAGAACCTGTTTATACAGAGGCAAATCCCAAAGGAGCATCCCCCCCTCTTCTGGCGTGGGTAGAATATAATCTCTACCATAAGGTTGGTCAGAAAAAGAGGATAAAGGAAGTCATGCCTCCTCTTGAACGCTACTACAGCTGGTTGGATGAGGATTTTATGGATATGGATTCCGGTCTGTATGTTGTTCCTCTCGAAGCTACCAAGATGACAAATTCTCCCCGGTCTAAAATGAAGTTCGCCGTCGATTTTAATGCTCAGCAGGCTCTGAATTCCCTTTATATGTCTGCCCTGGGTGATATTTTGAATGATAAGGAACTCAGTTTTAAATATAAGAAGAAGTACTTTTCACTCAAAACCAGAATAAACAGTCTGATGTGGAATCAGGATGATAACATTTACTACGATCTGGATGCGGACCTAGAACAGGTCAAGGTGAAAACAGCAGCATCCTTCTGGCCCCTTTTAGCGGAGATTCCCAATGAGGCCCGGGCAGAGGGTCTGATTGATCTACTCAAAGATCCTGATTCCTTCGGAACAGATAACCCCTTCCCATCTCTGGCAGCGAATGAACCTGATTTTGATAAGAAAGGGAATGGGTATTGCGGGTCTGTTTATCCCTTTCTGACTTTTATGATCATCAAGGGTCTGGAAAAATATGGACGCTATGAATTTGCCAGAGAGTGCTCGATCAGGCACATGTATTACATTCTCGATACTTTCCATCCTGACGGAAATACAAAAGGAACTCTATGGGAAGCCTATTCCCCCTTAAGTGAAGGTCCTGCTGTAGGAAAGGAGGGGGTACAGGAAAACAAACAGCTCTTCCTGACCTATGCCGCCTTATCGACGATAACTCTCATGATCGAGAATATCGTAGGACTGTATATAAGTCTGCCCCGAAAAACAGTAGATTGGATTGTTCCGACTCTAGAACTTATGGGGATAGAAGATCTCTCTCTTAAAAGAAATATGATAACTATCCTGAGCAATAAAAGCAGCAGAGGATGGGAAATTCGGCTCGAATCGGAGAAATTGTATTACTTTACCATAGATATTCTGGGTGAGAAGAAAAAGACCCTACCTATTCCATCGGGAAAATGCTCCATGCTGATCGACAAGCTATAA
- the recR gene encoding recombination mediator RecR — MNTLENLITLLSRLPGIGKKSASRMAYSLLKGDESFNKLLSQSISELKEKIHKCSQCGNYTEEEFCSICSSRDRDELILCVVEESQDIMMIESTGDYKGLYFVLHGVLSPLDGIGPSELGFDRLLDQIETLGVNELILATNPTLEGDSTALYIKHLLKDKEIRISRIASGLPVGGDMEYADKMSISRAMKGRMNY, encoded by the coding sequence ATGAACACCCTCGAAAATCTTATAACCCTTCTGTCAAGACTGCCGGGCATTGGAAAGAAAAGTGCCTCACGCATGGCCTATTCTCTACTGAAAGGGGATGAGTCATTTAATAAGCTTCTGAGTCAGTCCATTTCAGAACTGAAAGAAAAAATTCATAAGTGCAGCCAATGCGGAAATTACACTGAAGAGGAGTTCTGCAGCATCTGCAGCTCCCGTGACAGAGATGAATTGATCCTCTGTGTGGTAGAAGAATCACAGGATATTATGATGATTGAAAGCACCGGAGATTACAAAGGATTGTATTTTGTCCTCCATGGTGTTTTGTCTCCCCTGGACGGTATTGGTCCTTCTGAACTGGGTTTTGACAGGCTTCTGGATCAGATTGAGACCCTGGGAGTCAATGAACTGATTCTGGCGACCAATCCCACTCTGGAAGGAGATTCGACAGCTCTCTACATCAAGCACTTACTGAAAGACAAAGAGATTAGAATTTCAAGAATTGCCTCGGGCCTCCCTGTGGGTGGTGATATGGAGTATGCCGATAAAATGAGCATTTCCAGAGCCATGAAGGGAAGGATGAACTACTAA
- a CDS encoding YbaB/EbfC family nucleoid-associated protein: protein MSFNPLDFMKNLQEMQGKMGDVQEKLKKIEAEGSSGGGLVTVKMNGQMDILGITIDPVAVDPRDVKMLEELIVSSCSAAMVKMKEKIRDEMSDLSGMPLPPGFPGV from the coding sequence ATGAGTTTTAATCCATTGGATTTCATGAAAAACCTGCAGGAAATGCAGGGGAAAATGGGTGATGTTCAAGAGAAGTTAAAGAAAATTGAAGCCGAAGGCAGCTCCGGAGGGGGCCTTGTGACTGTCAAAATGAACGGTCAGATGGATATTCTGGGCATTACCATTGACCCTGTTGCCGTGGATCCCCGGGATGTGAAAATGCTGGAAGAGCTGATCGTTTCATCCTGTTCTGCTGCGATGGTAAAAATGAAGGAAAAAATCAGGGATGAAATGTCTGATCTTTCAGGGATGCCTCTGCCTCCCGGGTTTCCCGGAGTCTGA
- the dnaX gene encoding DNA polymerase III subunit gamma/tau translates to MEFEVTASRKRPQTLLELSGQDFVVATLKNSIENNRIAHAYLFSGPRGVGKTSAARILARSLNCERGASVNPCGVCSNCKEIARGNSMDVIEIDGASNTGVNDIREIKDEVLFGPGSSRYKIYIIDEVHMLSNSAFNALLKTIEEPPPYIIFIFATTEIHKVPATIRSRCQQFNFRLVDLGEIKRLLAAVCDEIAVKYDDDALFWIARESTGSVRDAYTLFDQIVSFSEGHLTLEKIQEKLGLIGMDQLNNLMALLVEEKAEESLDLLDTILSGGVSVEQFIIDIAEYLRNALFIFHGVKKESLLGHQADRFSSLVFEHLNSRQIEWALEEVLNLFRDIRYSLNPRFELELLVSRMSSIRYHIDPKSLLEELGQLKEQMGNTAALSITPTLEETKKKN, encoded by the coding sequence ATGGAATTTGAAGTAACCGCCTCACGGAAACGACCTCAGACCCTCTTGGAATTGTCAGGTCAGGATTTTGTTGTAGCCACTCTAAAGAACTCAATTGAAAATAATAGAATCGCCCATGCCTATTTGTTTTCCGGTCCTAGAGGTGTAGGAAAAACTTCAGCCGCCCGTATTCTGGCCCGGTCTCTCAACTGTGAGAGGGGAGCCAGTGTAAACCCCTGTGGGGTCTGTTCCAACTGCAAGGAAATTGCCCGGGGCAATTCCATGGATGTAATTGAAATTGATGGTGCTTCTAATACCGGAGTCAATGATATCCGGGAGATCAAGGATGAAGTCCTCTTCGGACCAGGTAGTTCCCGGTACAAGATATACATCATCGATGAGGTTCATATGCTGTCTAACAGCGCCTTCAATGCACTCTTAAAAACAATTGAAGAACCTCCTCCCTATATAATTTTTATATTTGCCACCACAGAAATTCATAAGGTGCCTGCGACCATCCGTTCCCGGTGCCAACAGTTTAACTTCCGACTGGTGGACCTGGGTGAAATAAAGAGGCTTCTGGCGGCGGTCTGTGATGAAATAGCCGTTAAATACGATGACGATGCCCTCTTCTGGATTGCCCGGGAATCGACAGGCTCAGTTCGAGATGCCTACACTCTGTTTGACCAGATCGTTTCTTTTTCAGAAGGCCATCTCACCCTGGAGAAAATCCAGGAAAAACTTGGCCTTATCGGTATGGATCAGCTGAATAATCTCATGGCTCTCCTGGTGGAGGAAAAGGCGGAAGAATCTCTGGATCTTCTGGATACTATTCTTTCCGGTGGTGTCTCGGTTGAACAGTTCATCATAGATATCGCTGAATATTTGAGGAATGCACTTTTCATATTCCATGGTGTGAAAAAGGAATCTCTTCTTGGCCATCAGGCTGACCGATTTTCAAGTCTTGTATTTGAGCACCTGAATTCCCGTCAGATCGAATGGGCTCTTGAAGAGGTTCTTAATCTATTCCGGGATATCCGTTATTCTCTGAATCCCCGGTTTGAGCTGGAGTTGCTGGTAAGCCGCATGTCCTCCATCCGTTATCATATAGATCCCAAATCATTGCTGGAAGAGTTGGGGCAGCTCAAGGAACAGATGGGAAATACTGCAGCCCTGTCTATCACTCCTACTCTGGAAGAGACTAAAAAAAAAAATTAA